In Janibacter sp. CX7, a single genomic region encodes these proteins:
- a CDS encoding acyltransferase family protein gives MRALTASLRTSTGEQRLAALDGYRGLFVTLVLLYHFGATFLVGGWVGINHFFAFSGYLITRLLISERARTGGIDVLRFYRRRAERLLPALVAVCTAVLVASLFAGSANRHRDAGDVLASLFFVQNWRLISQDDAYFEQVGNPSPLRHAWTLGVEEQFYLLVPLLVLVLFAVWRTSRTARVVALAALAVASAAWTAHLARSGVDFARLYYGTDTRAQALLVGAVVAALLGRDHRGRLGRRPSAGVTQAIGLVGFLVSLSAFVVVGPRSEWLFTSGGMLFFAVGAAMMGLAATDPRPLLINRVASWGPAVLLGQMTYGLYLYHWPIHLWLGPLLDPLPLVVSVLAQLAVTVGVAYASFRWLEVPVLQHGFGALLPHALRPAPRARSGRAARRARRGGAPVWSVPVAGVAVVAVLAGFVFTRPVSEADLEVPPLVAADADPAPADPPVDMALLGDSVGVSLGKGWRAEDHPGVTMTNLSRIGCDLVDAPLLADGSPMPEDESCDEWRRNWPQQVEEAGATDLLVLPGPQLIGEHEVDGSTVGSRSDEHAALVTETLDEIERRAHEAGVTHVQVATMPCREVDPDKLDPSLRQFAGPISDPANVGWVNDVVRDWARGEGGSRGTKGVDRQVLDLWEPLCGDGYREEIKGVPLYSDTVHFSPAGAAMVWTWLTPRVVEATRS, from the coding sequence GTGAGGGCGCTGACCGCATCCCTGAGGACGTCGACGGGGGAGCAGCGGCTGGCTGCCCTCGACGGCTACCGGGGGCTCTTCGTCACCCTCGTGCTGCTCTACCACTTCGGCGCGACCTTCCTCGTCGGCGGCTGGGTGGGCATCAACCACTTCTTCGCCTTCTCCGGCTACCTGATCACCCGGCTGCTCATCTCCGAGCGGGCCCGCACCGGTGGCATCGACGTCCTGCGCTTCTACCGCCGCCGCGCCGAGCGGCTGCTGCCGGCGCTCGTCGCCGTGTGCACCGCGGTGCTCGTCGCGAGCCTCTTCGCCGGGTCGGCGAACCGCCACCGCGACGCCGGCGACGTGCTCGCCTCGCTCTTCTTCGTGCAGAACTGGCGCCTCATCAGCCAGGACGACGCGTACTTCGAGCAGGTCGGCAACCCCTCGCCGCTGCGGCACGCGTGGACGCTCGGCGTCGAGGAGCAGTTCTACCTGCTCGTGCCGCTCCTCGTGCTCGTGCTCTTCGCCGTGTGGCGCACCAGCCGCACCGCCCGTGTCGTCGCTCTCGCGGCGCTCGCCGTCGCCTCCGCCGCGTGGACCGCCCACCTCGCCCGCTCCGGCGTCGACTTCGCCCGGCTCTACTACGGCACCGACACCCGCGCGCAGGCGCTGCTCGTGGGTGCGGTGGTCGCGGCGCTCCTCGGCCGGGACCACCGAGGACGACTGGGGCGGCGCCCTTCGGCCGGGGTCACGCAGGCCATCGGTCTCGTCGGCTTCCTCGTCTCGCTCTCGGCCTTCGTCGTCGTCGGGCCGCGCAGCGAGTGGCTCTTCACGAGCGGCGGCATGCTCTTCTTCGCCGTCGGCGCCGCGATGATGGGCCTGGCCGCGACCGACCCGCGGCCGCTGCTCATCAACCGGGTCGCGAGCTGGGGGCCGGCGGTGCTGCTCGGCCAGATGACCTACGGGCTCTACCTCTACCACTGGCCCATCCACCTCTGGCTGGGTCCGCTCCTCGACCCGCTGCCCCTCGTGGTCTCGGTGCTCGCGCAGCTCGCCGTGACCGTCGGCGTCGCCTACGCGTCCTTCCGCTGGCTCGAGGTGCCGGTGCTGCAGCACGGCTTCGGCGCGCTCCTGCCGCACGCGCTGCGGCCAGCACCACGCGCCCGCTCCGGTCGCGCGGCCCGCAGGGCCCGCCGCGGCGGGGCGCCGGTGTGGTCGGTCCCGGTCGCCGGTGTCGCCGTCGTGGCCGTGCTCGCGGGCTTCGTCTTCACCCGGCCGGTGAGCGAGGCCGACCTCGAGGTGCCGCCGCTCGTCGCGGCCGACGCCGACCCGGCGCCCGCGGACCCTCCGGTCGACATGGCGCTGCTCGGCGACTCGGTCGGGGTCTCGCTCGGCAAGGGCTGGCGCGCCGAGGACCACCCCGGCGTGACGATGACCAACCTCTCGCGCATCGGCTGCGACCTCGTCGACGCCCCGCTGCTCGCCGACGGCTCCCCGATGCCCGAGGACGAGTCCTGCGACGAGTGGCGCCGCAACTGGCCGCAGCAGGTCGAGGAGGCCGGCGCGACCGACCTGCTCGTCCTGCCCGGGCCGCAGCTCATCGGCGAGCACGAGGTCGACGGCAGCACGGTCGGCTCGCGCTCGGACGAGCACGCCGCGCTCGTCACCGAGACCCTCGACGAGATCGAGCGGCGCGCCCACGAGGCCGGCGTCACCCACGTGCAGGTCGCGACGATGCCCTGCCGCGAGGTCGACCCGGACAAGCTCGACCCCTCGCTGCGGCAGTTCGCCGGCCCGATCTCCGACCCGGCCAATGTCGGCTGGGTCAACGACGTCGTGCGCGACTGGGCGCGCGGCGAGGGTGGGTCACGAGGGACGAAGGGGGTCGACCGGCAGGTCCTCGACCTCTGGGAGCCGCTGTGCGGCGACGGCTACCGCGAGGAGATCAAGGGCGTGCCGCTCTACTCCGACACGGTCCACTTCTCGCCCGCCGGGGCCGCCATGGTCTGGACCTGGCTGACCCCACGGGTGGTCGAGGCGACGCGCTCCTAG
- a CDS encoding LppX_LprAFG lipoprotein, with protein MRRRSPALTLALAAALTLSACGGDGGPGPTAGTGGDSVSNSSTPTPGGGKDSTPGGSSTSSPRSTSGSTTDSDADSDEPTLSNSTKSSSTSSSTSTDTGAPFDAAEFTDRLEAAVDANPTVKIDVTAKIAGQSQASATGVQDLSADSLDMDVSLAGQQLGYRLVDGQYYLAQPPKWVKVDEDSTNPLVKTTIDQVQILSMRRQLDAFVAGVEKAGNKGTEDVGGVSTTHYTATVDTATSLRELGMKPAPGAPETVIYDVWLDEDDLIRRMEFTLNGATARLLASEWGEPVSITAPSGSQLAKTP; from the coding sequence ATGCGACGCCGCTCCCCCGCCCTGACGCTCGCGCTCGCGGCCGCCCTCACCCTCTCCGCGTGCGGGGGTGACGGCGGCCCCGGGCCGACCGCCGGGACGGGGGGTGACAGCGTGTCCAACTCCTCGACGCCGACCCCCGGCGGCGGCAAGGACAGCACACCGGGCGGCTCGAGCACGAGCTCGCCCCGCTCGACCTCCGGCTCCACGACGGACTCCGACGCCGACTCCGACGAGCCGACCCTGTCCAACTCGACGAAGTCCTCGAGCACCTCGTCGTCGACCTCGACCGACACCGGCGCCCCCTTCGACGCCGCGGAGTTCACCGACCGCCTCGAGGCGGCGGTGGACGCCAACCCCACGGTCAAGATCGACGTGACGGCCAAGATCGCCGGCCAGTCGCAGGCCTCGGCGACCGGTGTACAGGACCTGTCCGCCGACTCCCTCGACATGGACGTCTCCCTCGCGGGGCAGCAGCTGGGCTACCGGCTCGTCGACGGGCAGTACTACCTCGCCCAGCCCCCGAAGTGGGTCAAGGTCGACGAGGACTCGACCAACCCCCTCGTCAAGACGACCATCGACCAGGTGCAGATCCTGTCGATGCGCCGCCAGCTCGACGCCTTCGTCGCCGGGGTGGAGAAGGCGGGCAACAAGGGCACCGAGGACGTCGGCGGCGTCTCGACGACCCACTACACGGCCACCGTCGACACCGCGACGTCGTTGCGCGAGCTCGGCATGAAGCCCGCCCCGGGCGCACCCGAGACGGTCATCTACGACGTGTGGCTCGACGAGGACGACCTCATCCGCCGGATGGAGTTCACCCTCAACGGCGCGACCGCCCGTCTTCTGGCCTCCGAGTGGGGCGAGCCGGTCTCGATCACCGCGCCGAGCGGCTCGCAGCTGGCCAAGACCCCCTGA
- the serC gene encoding phosphoserine transaminase, giving the protein MSDAIIIPDERKPRDGRFGSGPSLVRPEQLAYLQSIAGDVLGTSHRQAPVRGLVRDLREGLTELFSLPDGYEVVLGNGGSTAFWDIAALGLVRERAQHCVFGEFSGKFAAVTRRAPFVADPDVRTAEPGGLSLPEAVAGVDTYAWPHNETSTGVMAPVQRPAGADDGALVLVDATSGAGGLPVDIAQTDAYYFAPQKSFASDGGIWFAIMSPAALARAEEIAATDRWIPDFLSLTAAIDNSRKDQTLNTPAVATLALMAEQVRWMLASGGLDFTTARTAESSSRIHDWATKGEHTHLFVTDPAARSQVVTTVDLDASVDAAAVAATLRRNGVVDIEPYRKLGRNQLRIATFPAVDPDDVSALLDCIDYVVERL; this is encoded by the coding sequence GTGAGCGACGCGATCATCATCCCCGACGAGCGCAAGCCCCGGGACGGCCGCTTCGGCTCCGGCCCCTCGCTGGTGCGCCCGGAGCAGCTGGCCTACCTGCAGTCGATCGCCGGTGACGTCCTGGGCACCTCCCACCGGCAGGCGCCGGTGCGCGGGCTCGTGCGCGACCTGCGCGAGGGCCTGACCGAGCTCTTCTCCCTCCCCGACGGCTACGAGGTCGTCCTCGGCAACGGCGGCTCGACCGCCTTCTGGGACATCGCCGCCCTCGGCCTGGTCCGCGAGCGTGCCCAGCACTGCGTCTTCGGCGAGTTCTCCGGCAAGTTCGCCGCGGTCACCCGCCGCGCCCCCTTCGTCGCCGACCCCGACGTCCGCACGGCCGAGCCCGGCGGGCTGAGCCTCCCCGAGGCGGTCGCGGGCGTCGACACGTATGCGTGGCCGCACAACGAGACCTCGACCGGCGTCATGGCGCCGGTGCAGCGCCCGGCGGGGGCCGACGACGGCGCCCTCGTCCTCGTCGACGCGACCTCCGGCGCCGGCGGACTGCCCGTCGACATCGCGCAGACCGACGCCTACTACTTCGCCCCGCAGAAGTCCTTCGCCTCCGACGGCGGCATCTGGTTCGCGATCATGAGCCCGGCGGCGCTGGCCCGGGCCGAGGAGATCGCCGCCACCGACCGGTGGATCCCCGACTTCCTCTCGCTGACCGCCGCGATCGACAACTCGCGCAAGGACCAGACCCTCAACACCCCCGCCGTCGCCACGCTCGCCCTCATGGCCGAGCAGGTGCGCTGGATGCTCGCCTCCGGCGGCCTCGACTTCACCACCGCCCGCACGGCCGAGTCCTCGTCGCGGATCCACGACTGGGCGACGAAGGGAGAGCACACGCACCTCTTCGTCACCGACCCCGCGGCCCGCTCGCAGGTCGTCACGACGGTCGACCTCGACGCGTCCGTCGACGCCGCCGCCGTCGCGGCGACCCTGCGGCGCAACGGCGTCGTCGACATCGAGCCCTATCGCAAGCTGGGGCGCAACCAGCTGCGCATCGCGACCTTCCCCGCCGTCGACCCCGACGACGTGTCGGCGCTCCTCGACTGCATCGACTACGTGGTGGAGCGGCTCTGA
- the pdxH gene encoding pyridoxamine 5'-phosphate oxidase — protein MSASPDGMIPRTPPAADHVDYSGEGLSETEVPGAPFALVTSWIDAARARQADRGDVPEPLSFAVATVDADGRPDVRTVLMRFLDGRGPGFVTNLDSTKSRQLQATPVIAATITWPAMFRAIRFRGRAELVAEAEVDAYFAQRPRGSQLSAWVSHQSQPIEGRESLDRAWAQVEERFAGQDVPRPDFWGGWRIVCDEVEAWAGRSDRLHDRFRWTRVADGGLETPGAWRVGRLQP, from the coding sequence ATGAGCGCCTCGCCCGACGGGATGATCCCTCGCACACCGCCCGCGGCGGACCACGTGGACTACTCCGGGGAGGGGCTGTCCGAGACCGAGGTGCCGGGCGCCCCCTTCGCGCTGGTGACGTCGTGGATCGACGCCGCCCGGGCACGCCAGGCCGATCGCGGTGACGTGCCCGAGCCGCTGTCCTTCGCCGTCGCGACCGTCGACGCCGACGGGCGGCCGGACGTGCGCACGGTGCTCATGCGCTTCCTCGACGGTCGCGGCCCGGGCTTCGTCACCAACCTCGACTCGACGAAGAGCCGCCAGCTGCAGGCGACGCCGGTCATCGCCGCGACGATCACCTGGCCGGCGATGTTTCGTGCCATCCGCTTCCGCGGGCGGGCCGAGCTCGTGGCCGAGGCCGAGGTCGACGCCTACTTCGCCCAGCGCCCCCGCGGGTCGCAGCTGAGCGCGTGGGTCTCGCACCAGTCGCAGCCGATCGAGGGCCGCGAGTCGCTGGACCGGGCCTGGGCCCAGGTCGAGGAGCGCTTCGCGGGCCAGGACGTGCCGCGTCCCGACTTCTGGGGTGGCTGGCGGATCGTCTGCGACGAGGTCGAGGCCTGGGCCGGGCGCAGCGACCGGCTCCACGACCGCTTCCGCTGGACGCGCGTCGCCGACGGCGGCCTCGAGACCCCAGGAGCCTGGCGGGTCGGGCGCCTCCAGCCCTGA
- a CDS encoding hydroxyacid-oxoacid transhydrogenase, which produces MTDLPTPTTPEAVFTYAAPRLKFGPGAVREIGHDVAGLGGRHVLVVTDPGLAATGHPERVAEALRAAGLTAEVHDSAAVEPSDASLAAAVERAKGGPRPDVVVAVGGGSSIDTAKAVSLLLSNPGELMDYVNAPVGGGRAPEQPVLPLVAVPTTTGTGAESTTVCVLDVLASKVKTGISHERLRPVLAVVDPELTATQPAGVTASAGMDILCHALESWTARPYTSYEHKSADQRVPYCGSNPISDLYAEKAMRLLAGAFRGAVAGQEQARVDMALAATFAGMGFGNAGVHVPHANAYPIAGRVHDLGSDFRPRDYDVDEAMVPHGMAVASTAPAAFAMTYAADPQRHLTAAGWLDPQGLDADAPEPERLSAVLRRLMHDIGQPSGLAEIGYGEADVDGIVSGTMQQQRLLATAPRPVTEEDVAGVVRASMHHW; this is translated from the coding sequence ATGACCGACCTGCCCACGCCCACCACGCCCGAGGCCGTCTTCACCTATGCCGCACCGCGGCTGAAGTTCGGCCCCGGCGCCGTCCGCGAGATCGGCCACGACGTCGCCGGGCTCGGCGGCCGTCACGTCCTCGTCGTCACCGACCCCGGCCTCGCCGCGACCGGCCACCCCGAGCGGGTCGCCGAGGCCCTGCGGGCCGCCGGCCTGACGGCCGAGGTGCACGACTCGGCCGCCGTCGAGCCGAGCGATGCCTCGCTGGCCGCCGCCGTCGAGAGGGCGAAGGGGGGTCCCCGCCCCGACGTCGTCGTCGCCGTCGGCGGTGGGTCGAGCATCGACACGGCCAAGGCGGTGTCCCTGCTGCTGAGCAACCCCGGCGAGCTCATGGACTACGTCAACGCACCGGTCGGCGGCGGGCGCGCGCCCGAGCAGCCGGTGCTGCCGCTCGTCGCCGTGCCGACGACGACCGGCACCGGGGCCGAGTCGACGACCGTCTGCGTCCTCGACGTGCTCGCGTCCAAGGTCAAGACCGGCATCAGCCACGAACGGCTGCGCCCCGTGCTCGCCGTCGTCGACCCCGAGCTGACCGCGACCCAGCCGGCGGGGGTCACCGCCTCGGCGGGCATGGACATCCTCTGCCACGCGCTCGAGTCGTGGACCGCGCGGCCCTACACGAGCTACGAGCACAAGAGCGCCGACCAGCGCGTGCCCTACTGCGGGTCCAACCCGATCTCCGACCTCTACGCGGAGAAGGCGATGCGGCTGCTCGCCGGCGCCTTCCGCGGGGCCGTCGCCGGGCAGGAGCAGGCGCGCGTCGACATGGCGCTCGCGGCGACCTTCGCGGGCATGGGCTTCGGCAACGCCGGGGTGCACGTGCCGCACGCCAACGCCTACCCGATCGCCGGTCGGGTCCACGACCTCGGCTCCGACTTCCGGCCGCGCGACTACGACGTCGACGAGGCGATGGTCCCGCACGGCATGGCGGTCGCCTCGACCGCGCCGGCGGCCTTCGCGATGACCTACGCGGCCGACCCGCAGCGGCACCTCACCGCCGCCGGCTGGCTCGACCCGCAGGGCCTGGACGCCGACGCCCCCGAGCCGGAGCGCCTCTCGGCCGTGCTGCGACGGCTCATGCACGACATCGGCCAGCCCTCGGGCCTGGCCGAGATCGGCTACGGCGAGGCCGACGTCGACGGCATCGTCTCGGGCACGATGCAGCAGCAGCGCCTGCTCGCCACCGCCCCGCGCCCCGTCACCGAGGAGGACGTCGCCGGCGTGGTCCGGGCCTCGATGCACCACTGGTGA
- a CDS encoding acyltransferase: MPGATQTIDEELRVVRSRLGYSPALDGVRGLFMLCFMAYHFGVDQLAGMWVCINLFFVLSAFLITRLLVEERVQHGDIDVWAFYRRRARRLLPGLFLVLTFVLVYAVLWADDAVRRKIGGDVLATLGYVMNWRLIAEGDQYFGTKGGESPLRHAWTLAIEEQFYVLVPFVILGLMLWARTRRRMALVLLAGAVASAVWTAVVGFHDASDYPRVYYGTDTRAQALFIGAALGVWLAPGRSGALPSFSRPVVAVAGVVGVVSSVFSFVVVGPYSGWMFNLGGMFFFALGSALLVIACVDERPSWVHAIFGWRPLAHAGRLSYGLYLWHWPIWLAVGNGRLTDNAIIEFVLCAVLTIGIAQLSYQYVERPVIKRGVRGLLPSVRTPVVATLLPVVLLAGAGLAVASSAPTAPAEPTVAVPQGPPPKIVAGQPSYREGEPARIGVFGDSVPFFLVDRFPQETFPGVTLDNYSREGCDLLSEPISWAPGFQMGNEPKCTAMKKEWPQEFKSNGDDVLLIWASPLLAVPHIVDGERLWLDDKAYLDLIRSRWDRLRRQALDAGATQVQIVNVPCRKPVKDSIPEEFRVVFDSNPAIVKEYKEPKRINRLVEQWADSHDDVQVVDLHGALCSDGYPEEIGGIKVFNDYLHFSPEATPMIWEHVLGQVSRNYVRARS, translated from the coding sequence ATGCCCGGGGCCACGCAGACGATCGACGAGGAGCTCCGGGTGGTGCGTTCACGCCTCGGGTACAGCCCGGCTCTCGACGGGGTGCGAGGGCTCTTCATGCTCTGCTTCATGGCCTATCACTTCGGGGTGGACCAGCTCGCCGGCATGTGGGTGTGCATCAACCTCTTCTTCGTCCTGTCGGCCTTTCTCATCACCCGACTGCTCGTCGAGGAGCGGGTCCAGCACGGTGACATCGACGTCTGGGCCTTCTACCGGCGCCGTGCCCGCCGGCTCCTGCCCGGGCTCTTCCTCGTCCTGACCTTCGTCCTCGTCTACGCGGTGCTGTGGGCCGACGACGCGGTCCGCCGCAAGATCGGCGGCGACGTCCTCGCCACCCTCGGCTACGTCATGAACTGGCGGCTGATCGCCGAGGGTGACCAGTACTTCGGGACGAAGGGGGGGGAGTCCCCCCTTCGTCATGCCTGGACCCTGGCGATCGAGGAGCAGTTCTACGTCCTCGTCCCCTTCGTCATCCTCGGTCTGATGCTCTGGGCCCGCACGCGCCGGCGGATGGCCCTCGTGCTGCTCGCCGGTGCCGTCGCCAGCGCGGTGTGGACCGCGGTCGTCGGCTTCCACGACGCGAGCGACTACCCCCGCGTCTACTACGGCACCGACACCCGCGCCCAGGCCCTCTTCATCGGTGCCGCCCTCGGCGTGTGGCTCGCCCCCGGGCGCAGCGGGGCGCTGCCGTCCTTCTCCCGGCCGGTCGTCGCCGTCGCCGGGGTGGTCGGCGTCGTCTCGAGCGTCTTCTCCTTCGTCGTCGTCGGGCCCTACTCGGGCTGGATGTTCAACCTCGGCGGCATGTTCTTCTTCGCGCTCGGCAGCGCGCTGCTCGTCATCGCCTGCGTCGACGAGCGGCCGAGCTGGGTGCACGCGATCTTCGGCTGGCGGCCGCTGGCCCACGCCGGCCGCCTCTCCTACGGCCTCTACCTGTGGCACTGGCCGATCTGGCTGGCCGTCGGCAACGGCCGGCTCACCGACAACGCGATCATCGAGTTCGTCCTGTGCGCCGTGCTGACGATCGGCATCGCCCAGCTGTCCTACCAGTACGTCGAGCGCCCGGTCATCAAGCGCGGCGTCCGCGGCCTGCTGCCGTCGGTGCGCACCCCGGTCGTCGCGACCCTGCTGCCGGTCGTCCTGCTCGCCGGCGCCGGGCTCGCCGTCGCGAGCAGCGCCCCCACCGCACCCGCGGAGCCGACCGTCGCGGTGCCGCAGGGCCCGCCGCCGAAGATCGTCGCCGGGCAGCCCTCCTACCGCGAGGGCGAGCCGGCCCGCATCGGCGTCTTCGGCGACTCGGTGCCCTTCTTCCTCGTCGACCGCTTCCCGCAGGAGACCTTCCCCGGCGTCACCCTCGACAACTACTCCCGCGAGGGCTGCGACCTGCTCTCCGAGCCGATCAGCTGGGCCCCGGGCTTCCAGATGGGCAACGAGCCGAAGTGCACGGCCATGAAGAAGGAGTGGCCGCAGGAGTTCAAGAGCAACGGCGACGACGTCCTGCTCATCTGGGCCTCGCCGCTGCTCGCGGTACCGCACATCGTCGACGGCGAGCGGCTCTGGCTCGACGACAAGGCCTACCTCGACCTCATCCGCTCGCGCTGGGACCGGCTGCGCCGCCAGGCGCTCGACGCCGGTGCGACGCAGGTGCAGATCGTCAACGTCCCCTGCCGCAAGCCGGTCAAGGACTCCATCCCCGAGGAGTTCCGCGTCGTCTTCGACTCCAACCCCGCGATCGTCAAGGAGTACAAGGAGCCGAAGCGGATCAACCGGCTCGTCGAGCAGTGGGCCGACTCCCATGACGACGTGCAGGTCGTCGACCTGCACGGTGCCCTGTGCTCCGACGGCTACCCCGAGGAGATCGGCGGCATCAAGGTCTTCAACGACTACCTCCACTTCTCGCCGGAGGCGACCCCGATGATCTGGGAGCACGTCCTCGGCCAGGTGAGCCGCAACTACGTGCGGGCCCGGTCGTGA
- a CDS encoding SDR family NAD(P)-dependent oxidoreductase: MTRPLAVVTGASGGIGAATARALAAAGHEVVCAARSTEAITALAAEIDGRAVTCDVTDPDSVAALAAEVGDRLDVLVNNAGGAYGLDPVATGDVEDWRAMYEVNVIGTLRMVQALLPSLVAGEGIIVNVGSTAGRTSYEGGAGYTAAKHALATMTETMRLELVDQPVRVTEIAPGMVHTEGFSLTRFKGDQERADKVYAGVAEPLVAEDIADAITWMATRPRHVNVDLMVVKPRAQAAAHKVHRES; the protein is encoded by the coding sequence ATGACCCGCCCCCTCGCCGTCGTCACCGGAGCCAGCGGGGGGATCGGCGCGGCCACCGCGCGGGCCCTGGCTGCCGCCGGCCACGAGGTCGTCTGCGCGGCCCGCAGCACCGAGGCGATCACCGCGCTCGCGGCCGAGATCGACGGCCGGGCGGTCACCTGCGACGTCACGGACCCGGACTCCGTCGCGGCCCTTGCGGCCGAGGTCGGCGACCGCCTCGACGTGCTCGTCAACAACGCCGGCGGCGCCTACGGCCTCGACCCCGTCGCCACGGGTGACGTCGAGGACTGGCGGGCGATGTACGAGGTCAACGTCATCGGCACCCTGCGCATGGTGCAGGCCCTGCTCCCTTCGCTCGTCGCGGGTGAGGGGATCATCGTCAACGTCGGCTCGACGGCGGGGCGCACCTCCTACGAGGGCGGCGCGGGCTACACCGCGGCCAAGCACGCGCTCGCGACGATGACCGAGACGATGCGCCTCGAGCTCGTCGACCAGCCGGTGCGCGTCACCGAGATCGCGCCGGGCATGGTGCACACCGAGGGCTTCTCGCTCACCCGCTTCAAGGGTGACCAGGAGCGAGCGGACAAGGTCTACGCGGGCGTCGCCGAGCCGCTCGTCGCCGAGGACATCGCCGACGCCATCACGTGGATGGCCACCCGGCCGCGCCACGTCAACGTCGACCTCATGGTCGTCAAGCCCCGCGCGCAGGCTGCCGCGCACAAGGTCCACCGGGAGAGCTGA
- a CDS encoding citrate synthase 2, whose protein sequence is MTDTEVKHGLEGVVAFESEIAEPDKAGGNLRYRGVDINDLVGKVSFGRVWGLLVDDSFDPGLPPAEPFPLPVHSGDIRVDVQSALAQLAPLWGFKPLLDIDDTQVRDDLARASVMALSFIAQSAHGQNSAMVPQARVDEGKNIVERFMIRWRGEPDPKHVEAIDAYFISAAEHGMNASTFTARVIASTGADAAACLSGAVGAMSGPLHGGAPSRAQHMIEGVERTGDATKYVKDALDRKERLMGFGHRVYRAYDPRAAVLRDTCKRLGAPRYEVALELEKAAIAELADRYPDRKMETNVDYWAAVLLDFADVPGEMMTPLFVCARTAGWAAHVLEQKRTGRLIRPSSNYIGHGPRAITEVAGYDQLPGA, encoded by the coding sequence ATGACTGACACCGAGGTCAAGCACGGGCTGGAGGGCGTCGTCGCCTTCGAGTCGGAGATCGCCGAGCCGGACAAGGCTGGCGGCAACCTGCGTTATCGCGGGGTCGACATCAACGACCTGGTCGGCAAGGTCTCCTTCGGGCGGGTCTGGGGCCTGCTCGTCGACGACAGCTTCGACCCGGGCCTGCCGCCCGCCGAGCCCTTCCCGCTGCCCGTCCACAGCGGAGACATCCGCGTCGACGTCCAGTCGGCCCTGGCCCAGCTCGCGCCGCTGTGGGGCTTCAAGCCGCTCCTCGACATCGACGACACCCAGGTCCGTGACGACCTGGCCCGCGCCTCGGTCATGGCGCTGTCCTTCATCGCCCAGTCGGCGCACGGGCAGAACTCCGCGATGGTCCCGCAGGCCCGCGTCGACGAGGGCAAGAACATCGTCGAGCGCTTCATGATCCGCTGGCGCGGCGAGCCGGACCCGAAGCACGTCGAGGCCATCGACGCCTACTTCATCTCCGCCGCCGAGCACGGGATGAACGCCTCCACCTTCACCGCCCGCGTCATCGCCTCGACCGGCGCCGACGCCGCGGCCTGCCTCTCCGGTGCCGTCGGCGCGATGTCCGGCCCGCTCCACGGCGGCGCCCCCTCGCGTGCCCAGCACATGATCGAGGGCGTCGAGCGCACCGGCGACGCGACGAAGTACGTCAAGGACGCGCTCGACCGCAAGGAGCGCCTCATGGGCTTCGGTCACCGCGTCTACCGGGCCTACGACCCGCGCGCCGCCGTCCTGCGCGACACCTGCAAGCGCCTGGGCGCGCCCCGCTACGAGGTCGCCCTCGAGCTGGAGAAGGCCGCGATCGCCGAGCTCGCGGACCGCTACCCGGACCGCAAGATGGAGACCAATGTCGACTACTGGGCCGCGGTCCTGCTCGACTTCGCCGACGTCCCCGGCGAGATGATGACCCCGCTCTTCGTCTGCGCCCGCACCGCAGGCTGGGCCGCCCACGTCCTCGAGCAGAAGCGCACCGGTCGCCTCATCCGCCCGAGCAGCAACTACATCGGCCACGGCCCGCGCGCGATCACCGAGGTCGCCGGCTACGACCAGCTGCCCGGCGCCTGA